The Deltaproteobacteria bacterium genome has a segment encoding these proteins:
- a CDS encoding Lrp/AsnC ligand binding domain-containing protein, with protein MVTAFVHIVCKPERLEDIAESISQMDGISEVYSITGDFDLLAIVRVASIDELPEIVADNILKQDGIIKASTSIGFKVFSRHNLEAMFSIGLE; from the coding sequence ATGGTAACGGCATTTGTACATATAGTGTGTAAACCGGAAAGACTTGAAGATATAGCAGAGTCCATCTCACAAATGGATGGAATCTCAGAAGTTTACTCTATTACCGGTGATTTTGATCTGCTTGCCATTGTCAGGGTAGCAAGTATAGATGAACTGCCGGAGATTGTAGCGGATAACATACTCAAGCAGGATGGAATTATAAAGGCAAGCACATCCATTGGTTTTAAGGTTTTCTCAAGACATAATCTCGAAGCTATGTTTTCCATAGGTCTTGAATA